A window of the Bufo gargarizans isolate SCDJY-AF-19 chromosome 1, ASM1485885v1, whole genome shotgun sequence genome harbors these coding sequences:
- the LOC122928431 gene encoding poly [ADP-ribose] polymerase 2-like, producing MMDKAKLIRLLLRDNPQRFFDKTKNLWTERDDFEKVPGKYDFLRLDYNSTIKEEENIVEVDKPAIVPKVESKLDNSVQELLKLICNLQNMEETVLEMKYDTKKAPLGKLTVEQIRAGYSSLQRLENCIKKQKFGKELVEACNEFYTRIPHDFGLKTPPLIRTVQELVLKVRLLEALSDIQIAVKLASLDLRSHEHPVDRQYRQLHCNLEPLDKKSSEFQLIERYLQSTHGPTHNDYTMTLLNVFCVQKETEDRFREDLPNRMLLWHGSRLSNWVGILSQGLRVAPKEAPITGYMFGKGIYFADVSSKSANYCFTTRDKNVGIILLSEVALGECNELLAADYDAQKKLKGKHCTKGVGRSIPDPQKSIKHEDCVVPMGPLIDTGLNNSDGYTLNYNEYIVYDNHQVRMKYLLQVRFNYDSLW from the exons ATGATGGATAAGGCGAAACTTATTCGCCTCCTTCTTAGGGACAACCCCCAAcg GTTTTTTGATAAGACAAAAAATCTTTGGACTGAACGCGATGATTTTGAAAAGGTACCTGGTAAATATGATTTTCTGCGTCTGGATTATAACTCAACCATAAAG GAAGAAGAaaatattgtggaggtggataaGCCAGCTATAGTTCCTAAAGTGGAGTCCAAGCTAGATAATTCAGTTCAGGAATTGTTAAAGCTCatctgtaatttgcagaacatGGAGGAAACTGTGCTGGAGATGAAGTATGACACTAAGAAAGCTCCTCTTG GAAAGCTAACTGTGGAGCAGATCCGGGCTGGGTATAGTTCCCTCCAGCGTTTAGAGAACTGtatcaaaaaacaaaaatttggtAAGGAACTTGTGGAGGCTTGCAATGAGTTTTACACCCGGATTCCTCACGACTTTGG GCTCAAGACACCACCTCTGATAAGGACAGTACAAGAACTAGTCTTGAAAGTGCGTCTTCTTGAG GCTTTGAGCGATATACAGATTGCTGTAAAGTTAGCCAGTTTAGATCTCCGGTCCCACGAGCATCCAGTGGACAGACAGTACAGACAGTTACACTGCAATTTGGAGCCTTTAGACAAAAAGTCAAGTGAATTTCAG CTTATTGAGCGTTACTTGCAAAGCACCCATGGTCCAACCCACAATGACTACACCATGACACTCTTGAATGTTTTCTGTGTACAGAAAGAGACTGAAGACCGCTTTCGAGAAGATCTACCCAACAG GATGCTTTTGTGGCATGGATCTCGTTTGTCTAACTGGGTTGGCATACTTAGCCAGGGCCTCCGCGTTGCTCCTAAAGAGGCTCCAATAACTGGGTACATG TTTGGAAAAGGAATATATTTTGCTGATGTCTCCTCAAAGAGTGCAAATTATTGCTTCACAACTCGAGATAAGAATGTGGGAATTATTCTGCTATCGGAG GTCGCACTTGGTGAATGTAATGAACTTCTTGCTGCAGATTATGATGCTCAAAAGAAACTAAAAGGCAAACACTGCACCAAAGGCGTAGGCCGTAGCATTCCAGACCCCCAAAAGAGcattaaaca TGAAGATTGTGTGGTCCCCATGGGCCCTCTCATAGACACAGGTCTGAATAATAGCGATGGCTACACACTAAATTACAATGAGTACATTGTGTACGACAACCATCAGGTCCGGATGAAGTATTTGCTGCAAGTCCGTTTCAACTATGATTCATTGTGGTAA